In the genome of Nonlabens sp. MB-3u-79, one region contains:
- the ftsH gene encoding ATP-dependent zinc metalloprotease FtsH — translation MSENNNKEQDKKKSNLMPGQGKPKFNIWWIIVPIALLFIGYSLLNNSFNQTKKLTYNEFFKAIENQEVDSIVVVSNRGLAQVFMSKDALTLTKYKPSAKAPSFGGVKLPNYTVEFGDAKSFEEQLKLAINTSSPETRLVFDREDEGITDLLISILPFVFIIGIWLFLMKRMSGGGAGGGGGQIFNIGKSKAKLFDQKTDIKTTFKDVAGLEGAKEEVQEIVDFLKNPEKYTSLGGKIPKGALLVGSPGTGKTLLAKAVAGEAKVPFFSLSGSDFVEMFVGVGASRVRDLFKQAKEKSPAIIFIDEIDAIGRARGKSNMSGSNDERENTLNQLLTEMDGFGTNTNVIVLAATNRADILDKALMRAGRFDRQIYVDLPDVREREEIFEVHLRPLKKVENELDTVFLAKQTPGFSGADIANVCNEAALIAARNGKKAVGKQDFLDAVDRIVGGLEKKNKLITPSEKKTIAFHEAGHATVSWMTEHAAPLIKVTIVPRGQSLGAAWYLPEERQIVRPEQMLDEMCATMGGRAAEKVIFNNISTGALSDLEKVTKQARAMVTIYGLNEKVGNITYYDSSGQQEYSMTKPYSEQTAVIIDEEISKIIEEQYHRAIKILEENKDKLTQLAEILLEKEVIFKDDLEKIFGKRPFIKEQAVSLKSSTRPILNETPPADEEE, via the coding sequence ATGTCAGAAAACAATAATAAAGAACAGGACAAAAAAAAATCAAATTTAATGCCTGGTCAAGGGAAACCTAAATTTAATATTTGGTGGATCATTGTTCCTATTGCTTTACTTTTTATAGGCTATAGTTTACTTAACAACAGTTTCAATCAAACTAAAAAGCTCACTTATAACGAGTTTTTTAAGGCTATTGAAAATCAGGAAGTAGACAGTATAGTAGTAGTGAGTAATAGAGGGCTCGCTCAGGTCTTTATGTCTAAAGATGCACTTACTCTAACCAAATATAAACCTAGCGCAAAAGCACCATCATTCGGCGGAGTTAAATTACCTAACTACACGGTAGAATTTGGTGATGCAAAATCTTTTGAAGAGCAATTAAAACTGGCTATAAATACATCGAGTCCTGAAACTAGACTTGTTTTTGACCGTGAAGATGAAGGTATAACAGATCTATTGATCTCCATACTTCCCTTCGTATTCATCATCGGTATCTGGTTATTTTTAATGAAACGCATGAGCGGTGGCGGTGCTGGCGGCGGCGGCGGGCAAATTTTTAACATCGGAAAATCAAAAGCAAAATTATTTGATCAGAAGACTGATATTAAAACCACATTTAAAGATGTTGCTGGACTAGAAGGAGCAAAAGAAGAAGTACAAGAGATTGTGGATTTCCTGAAAAATCCTGAAAAATACACCTCTCTAGGTGGAAAAATTCCTAAAGGAGCTTTATTAGTGGGGTCTCCAGGGACAGGTAAAACATTACTAGCAAAAGCTGTTGCTGGTGAAGCAAAAGTGCCGTTCTTCTCATTGAGTGGATCTGACTTTGTTGAAATGTTTGTCGGTGTAGGTGCCAGTCGAGTACGTGATTTATTCAAACAAGCAAAAGAAAAATCTCCTGCTATCATTTTTATCGATGAAATTGACGCCATAGGCCGTGCTCGTGGTAAGTCTAACATGTCTGGCTCTAATGATGAAAGAGAAAACACATTGAACCAACTGCTGACAGAGATGGATGGTTTTGGAACGAATACTAATGTAATCGTATTAGCGGCAACAAACCGTGCCGATATTCTTGACAAAGCATTGATGCGTGCAGGACGTTTTGACAGACAAATCTATGTAGACCTGCCAGACGTAAGAGAAAGAGAAGAAATCTTTGAAGTACACCTCAGACCTTTAAAGAAAGTAGAGAATGAATTAGACACTGTATTCCTAGCAAAACAAACCCCTGGATTCTCTGGAGCTGATATTGCAAACGTTTGTAATGAAGCCGCTCTTATAGCCGCTAGAAATGGTAAAAAAGCTGTAGGTAAACAAGATTTTCTCGACGCAGTAGACCGAATCGTAGGTGGGCTTGAGAAAAAAAACAAGTTAATCACTCCTTCTGAGAAGAAAACAATTGCTTTTCATGAAGCTGGTCATGCAACCGTAAGCTGGATGACAGAACATGCTGCTCCATTAATTAAAGTAACTATAGTGCCTCGGGGACAATCTCTGGGTGCCGCATGGTACTTGCCTGAAGAAAGACAAATTGTGCGTCCAGAACAAATGCTGGATGAAATGTGTGCTACTATGGGTGGTAGGGCTGCAGAAAAAGTAATCTTTAATAATATATCTACAGGCGCATTAAGTGACCTTGAAAAGGTTACAAAACAAGCTCGTGCTATGGTAACCATTTACGGTCTTAATGAAAAAGTTGGAAACATTACTTATTACGATTCTAGCGGGCAGCAAGAATATTCAATGACTAAGCCTTATAGTGAACAAACAGCTGTTATTATCGATGAGGAAATATCTAAGATTATTGAAGAACAATACCACCGTGCTATAAAAATTCTAGAAGAAAATAAAGATAAACTCACCCAGCTTGCTGAAATTCTTTTAGAAAAAGAAGTGATCTTTAAAGATGATTTAGAAAAGATATTTGGAAAACGACCATTCATCAAAGAGCAAGCGGTATCCTTAAAATCCTCTACTCGACCTATTTTAAATGAAACTCCACCAGCTGATGAGGAAGAATAG
- the rsfS gene encoding ribosome silencing factor yields the protein MTKETVSTDALITQIISGIEDVKGNNITILDLRELENTVTSYFIICNGTSNTQVNAIVNSVQRNVSKQLHENAWHVEGTDQAEWVLMDYVNVVVHVFQKHIREYYDLEELWGDAKFTSIESTY from the coding sequence ATGACTAAAGAGACAGTTTCTACCGATGCCCTTATTACACAAATAATATCTGGAATAGAGGATGTAAAGGGAAATAACATTACCATACTTGATTTACGAGAATTAGAAAACACGGTAACTAGCTATTTTATTATTTGCAATGGTACCTCAAATACGCAAGTAAACGCTATCGTAAACTCTGTACAAAGAAATGTAAGTAAACAACTTCATGAAAATGCATGGCATGTAGAGGGAACTGATCAAGCAGAATGGGTTCTTATGGATTATGTAAATGTAGTAGTCCATGTGTTTCAAAAACATATTAGAGAATATTACGACCTAGAAGAATTGTGGGGTGATGCAAAATTCACCTCTATTGAAAGTACTTATTAA